CTTGCGGGCTTGCCATGTCGTGTCGTCTCCGTCAGTGCGCCTTGATCCAGTTCGCCACGTCGTCGACCAGGGTCGCGTCGACATGGCCCGGCACGTTGTACTCGGCCAGGTTGCCGTCGCCTTCGCCGGCGATGCCGAGGTGGTTGAGCTTCTCGTACAGCTTGAATTCGACGCGCTTGTCCGCGTGGAACGCCCCGCGCCAGCGGCCCCAGTCGGCATCGACCACCTGGATGTCGCGCGCGCCCTGCAGCACCAGCATCGGCAGCGCGACCGACTGCGCGTCGGCGACCGCGTCCACCGCATCGATGCTGCGCCAGTAGCCGACCGGCTGGCCCAGTACCGTCTTCGTCGCCGGATCGGTGAGCGGATCGCGGGTCTGGCGAACCTGTTCCGTGAGCACGGCGATCGCATCGCGTTCGGCATCGCTGGTCTTGCCGTCGTCCAGCACCGCCATCCGCCGGTTCTGCTCGATCACGATGTCGAGCAACGGCCGCGCCGGCGCGGCCATCAGCACCAGCCCGGCGACATGGCCGGAGACCGCGGCGATGCGCGGCGCCATCATCCCGCCCTGGCTGTGGCCGAGTACGAACACGCGCTTGGGATCGATGCCTTCGGCCTTGCGCAGCGCATCGACCGCGAGCACGGCGTCGTTGGTGGTTTCGTCGTCGACGCCGAAGTTGCCGCCGGCGAAGTCCTGCGGGCGCGCCTTGCTGCGCTTCTCGTAGCGCAGCACCGCGATGCCCTGCGCGGCCAGGCCACGGGCGATGTCGAGGAAGGGCTTGTTCGGGCCGATGGTTTCGTCGCGGTCGTGCGCGCCGGAGCCATGGACGAGGACGACCGCAGGGAACGGCCCATCACCCTTGGGCATCGCCAGCGTGCCGGGCAGGGCGCGTTCGCCTGCGCCGACGCTGAACTCGCGTTCGCTGAAATTCGCGTCTGCGGCGACGGGCGCGGCGACGGCCGGCGCTTCCGCCGGCTGGATCAGGAAACCGGCGATCTTGCCGTCCGCGCCGATCGCCAGCTTCGCCACCAGCTCGGCCTTGGCGTAA
Above is a genomic segment from Thermomonas aquatica containing:
- a CDS encoding alpha/beta hydrolase, coding for MLHLIHLLERRFGAQRASHIGMRLLLASALLLMLGLGLLLSGRAAAQAAPVDGAGIATRLLDHLDAGRYADAEAMFGPEMAKAVPADKLKAVWESLPAQAGEAQGHGDVATMMQGDATLVKLPLHYAKAELVAKLAIGADGKIAGFLIQPAEAPAVAAPVAADANFSEREFSVGAGERALPGTLAMPKGDGPFPAVVLVHGSGAHDRDETIGPNKPFLDIARGLAAQGIAVLRYEKRSKARPQDFAGGNFGVDDETTNDAVLAVDALRKAEGIDPKRVFVLGHSQGGMMAPRIAAVSGHVAGLVLMAAPARPLLDIVIEQNRRMAVLDDGKTSDAERDAIAVLTEQVRQTRDPLTDPATKTVLGQPVGYWRSIDAVDAVADAQSVALPMLVLQGARDIQVVDADWGRWRGAFHADKRVEFKLYEKLNHLGIAGEGDGNLAEYNVPGHVDATLVDDVANWIKAH